The following coding sequences are from one Epilithonimonas vandammei window:
- a CDS encoding GlmU family protein produces the protein MQLVFSDAQYWEDFLPLTFTRPVAEIRMGILTFAERWQKLLGINEVFYITENYLQDKFRKPEPKQSLFIVPNFFPSDEVLQQIKDLQPGEALVYENEVIAANINMENFSLNQINKMTDITEKLCFVEKPTDIFSYNDKAINFDFKLITTGRDSQELSPTNGFIGDPLNLFIEEGASIEFCTLNCNSGKIYIGKNAEIMEGSNIRGSLALCEESKINLGTKLYGGTTIGPHSKVGGEVNNIVIFGYSNKGHDGFVGNSVIGEWCNLGADTNSSNLKNNYASVKLWNYRKKRFLDTGLQFCGLIMGDHSKTAINTQLNTGTVVGVAANIFKSGFPPNLVDSFSWGGMKGDEKFKLEKSYEVAEKAMERRKIAITEMDKDILKYIYNEL, from the coding sequence ATGCAGCTTGTATTTTCAGACGCACAATATTGGGAAGATTTTCTTCCGCTAACATTCACAAGGCCTGTCGCAGAGATACGTATGGGGATCCTGACTTTCGCAGAAAGATGGCAAAAACTTCTCGGTATTAATGAGGTTTTTTACATCACCGAAAATTATCTTCAGGATAAATTCAGAAAACCAGAACCCAAACAGAGTCTTTTTATTGTCCCCAATTTTTTTCCTTCGGATGAAGTTTTGCAACAGATCAAAGATTTGCAACCCGGCGAAGCCTTGGTTTATGAGAATGAAGTGATTGCGGCTAACATCAATATGGAAAATTTTTCTCTCAACCAGATTAATAAAATGACGGACATTACAGAGAAGTTGTGTTTTGTTGAGAAGCCTACCGATATTTTCTCTTACAATGATAAAGCGATAAATTTTGACTTCAAACTGATCACCACAGGCAGGGATTCTCAGGAATTGTCGCCGACCAATGGATTTATAGGAGATCCGCTCAATTTGTTTATTGAAGAAGGTGCCAGTATCGAATTTTGTACCTTGAACTGTAATTCCGGGAAAATATACATTGGTAAGAATGCCGAAATTATGGAAGGTTCTAACATACGCGGATCATTGGCGCTTTGCGAAGAGTCCAAAATCAATCTTGGGACAAAGCTGTATGGCGGAACGACGATTGGCCCACATTCAAAAGTGGGTGGCGAGGTTAATAATATTGTGATTTTCGGCTATTCTAACAAAGGTCACGATGGTTTTGTCGGCAATTCGGTAATCGGAGAATGGTGTAATCTGGGCGCAGATACCAATTCATCAAATCTTAAAAATAATTACGCTTCGGTAAAACTTTGGAATTATAGAAAGAAACGATTTCTTGATACTGGTTTGCAATTTTGCGGGCTGATAATGGGTGATCATTCCAAAACTGCAATCAATACTCAATTAAATACGGGAACAGTTGTGGGCGTTGCAGCTAATATTTTCAAATCTGGTTTTCCGCCAAACTTAGTGGATAGTTTTTCTTGGGGCGGAATGAAGGGTGATGAAAAATTTAAACTCGAAAAATCTTACGAAGTTGCAGAAAAAGCAATGGAACGCAGAAAAATCGCAATAACCGAAATGGATAAAGATATTTTGAAGTACATCTATAATGAGTTATAA
- a CDS encoding Ig-like domain-containing protein, with protein sequence MKQFLLWLFLALVLVSCARVGSPIGGGKDTIPPKMVGSNIDTTRINVPRDLKELRIDFDEYITLKDINKNLIISPPIKYTKIIPSSMGNKYLQIQWKDTLQANTTYNFNFGNSVVDLNESNPLPYFNFAFSTGDKIDDLFISGTISDALGNEKNSEGKDRNLVIGLYQVKDTMNYRQKPYYITKADPDGYFELNYLTPGKYKIIGFDDENNNSIYDLGKESVAFQKQEINLESSISGMKLKIFPSKKAIKYKEMAISTGGVLMTFEGNPDKVIVKAVGDKPSDYKVTHKLRSDSVKIWFDAGKENIGVAVSENLKFSYDTGTKQDTVSIFYKKPAKEDMTVSNPFSNELAPGSDFRFASNYIITKIQPENWKLESDSISQNFTAKISELDSTQVIVKSNFVVGKKYKLTVPKNTVISFYNRLSESVRFDFEAAKPEEFGSFTVNLVNKPEHNFWIQLLNDKSEPVYQKFSNESLIKFINLKPASYKLRILVDNNDNGFWDSSDFATETLSEDVYLYKKAGDKDIMTKINIRPMWEINENWDLTKEEQSVN encoded by the coding sequence ATGAAGCAGTTTCTTCTTTGGCTTTTTTTGGCGTTGGTTTTGGTAAGTTGTGCCAGAGTGGGTTCGCCCATTGGTGGTGGTAAAGATACAATTCCTCCGAAAATGGTTGGGTCTAATATCGATACCACAAGGATTAATGTTCCCAGAGATCTTAAAGAATTAAGAATCGATTTTGATGAATATATAACGCTGAAGGATATCAATAAGAATCTAATCATTTCTCCTCCAATAAAATACACCAAGATTATTCCCTCATCCATGGGGAATAAATACCTCCAGATACAATGGAAAGATACGTTGCAGGCTAATACAACGTATAATTTCAACTTCGGAAACTCTGTGGTAGATCTCAATGAGAGCAATCCTTTGCCTTATTTCAATTTTGCTTTTTCTACAGGAGACAAGATTGATGATCTCTTCATCAGTGGAACTATTTCTGATGCCTTGGGTAATGAAAAAAACTCGGAGGGGAAAGATAGAAATCTGGTAATCGGACTTTATCAGGTTAAAGATACGATGAATTACCGCCAAAAACCTTACTATATAACGAAAGCGGATCCAGATGGTTATTTTGAACTGAATTATCTTACGCCAGGAAAATATAAAATTATTGGTTTTGATGATGAGAATAATAACTCCATTTACGATTTAGGAAAAGAAAGTGTAGCTTTTCAAAAGCAAGAAATTAATCTTGAGTCAAGTATTTCTGGAATGAAACTTAAAATTTTCCCTTCTAAAAAAGCAATCAAGTACAAAGAAATGGCAATTTCTACAGGTGGTGTGTTAATGACTTTTGAAGGTAATCCAGATAAAGTGATTGTGAAAGCCGTTGGCGATAAGCCTTCGGATTATAAAGTAACACATAAGCTGAGATCGGATTCTGTGAAGATTTGGTTTGATGCAGGAAAAGAAAACATTGGTGTAGCTGTAAGTGAAAACCTCAAATTTTCTTATGATACCGGAACAAAACAGGATACGGTTTCTATCTTCTACAAGAAACCAGCGAAGGAAGATATGACGGTTTCGAATCCTTTTTCCAATGAACTTGCGCCGGGTTCTGATTTTAGGTTCGCTTCTAATTATATTATTACCAAAATTCAGCCGGAAAACTGGAAACTGGAATCTGATAGCATATCGCAGAACTTCACGGCAAAGATTTCCGAGTTAGATTCTACTCAGGTAATCGTAAAATCGAATTTTGTCGTTGGGAAAAAATACAAGCTTACGGTTCCGAAAAATACAGTGATTTCTTTTTATAACAGATTAAGCGAAAGTGTTCGCTTCGATTTTGAAGCCGCCAAGCCAGAAGAATTCGGAAGTTTTACAGTAAATCTTGTCAATAAGCCTGAGCATAATTTTTGGATTCAATTGCTGAATGATAAGAGTGAACCAGTCTACCAGAAGTTTTCCAATGAGTCATTAATAAAGTTTATCAATCTCAAACCAGCATCTTATAAATTAAGAATTTTAGTAGATAATAATGATAACGGTTTCTGGGACAGTTCAGATTTCGCAACTGAAACTTTATCGGAAGATGTCTATCTTTATAAAAAAGCAGGAGATAAGGATATAATGACCAAAATCAATATTCGTCCGATGTGGGAAATTAATGAAAATTGGGATTTAACTAAAGAAGAACAGTCAGTCAATTGA
- a CDS encoding heme-binding domain-containing protein, with amino-acid sequence MKKIILWVAVACLAIQLIPIDRENKPVDKNNNFTDIYKTPQDVRSLLKNACYDCHSNETVYPNYAYIAPISWAVKDHINEGREYLNFSEWGTYNKDIKQNAIQKSIETIRSKQMPLPSYINYHPKANLTTSQRKILENYFLSIQAK; translated from the coding sequence TTGAAGAAGATAATTTTGTGGGTAGCTGTAGCCTGCTTGGCTATACAATTAATTCCCATCGACAGGGAAAATAAACCTGTGGACAAAAATAATAATTTTACGGACATTTATAAAACGCCGCAAGATGTCCGTTCATTATTGAAAAATGCTTGCTATGACTGTCATTCTAATGAGACAGTCTATCCGAACTATGCGTATATAGCTCCGATTTCTTGGGCGGTTAAGGATCACATAAATGAAGGAAGAGAATATCTTAACTTCTCCGAATGGGGAACATATAATAAGGATATAAAGCAAAACGCAATACAAAAATCTATAGAAACAATTAGGAGTAAGCAGATGCCTTTGCCTTCTTATATCAATTATCATCCTAAAGCAAATCTAACTACATCTCAAAGAAAAATCTTGGAAAACTATTTTTTAAGCATTCAAGCAAAGTAA
- a CDS encoding DUF3575 domain-containing protein — translation MNRLYVFLILFCSFSMRAQEQNPQTDEKRNLVKMNLTGVVFRNFQFAYERTITKRLGVQVSYGFIPTGQVPLVDQYIKDDNVNNVRMGGSNFTLEPRIYLGRGYGHGFYIAPYYRYSHFDVDNVTYNYTSEDPMHQGEKIPIAFSGKTNSNNVGLMIGAQWLLGKKDNWVLDVWFIGGHYGGATGTIIGKSGRPLSVEEQNQLNNDIQDLDISLFDYTVTTNASGATIALDSKWLGMRSGVSFGYRF, via the coding sequence ATGAATAGATTATATGTTTTTTTGATATTATTTTGCTCTTTTTCTATGAGAGCTCAGGAACAAAATCCTCAAACGGATGAAAAAAGAAACCTTGTAAAAATGAATCTTACTGGAGTTGTCTTCCGGAATTTTCAGTTTGCTTACGAAAGAACCATAACAAAGAGGTTGGGTGTTCAGGTTTCTTACGGGTTTATTCCCACTGGGCAGGTGCCGCTTGTAGACCAGTATATTAAAGACGATAATGTTAATAATGTAAGAATGGGCGGAAGTAATTTCACTCTTGAACCGAGAATATATCTTGGGCGAGGTTACGGTCACGGATTCTATATCGCTCCATATTATAGATACTCTCATTTTGATGTTGATAATGTAACCTACAACTATACATCAGAAGATCCTATGCACCAAGGTGAAAAAATTCCCATTGCTTTTTCTGGGAAGACGAACTCAAACAATGTTGGGTTGATGATCGGTGCTCAATGGCTCTTAGGTAAAAAAGATAATTGGGTGTTGGATGTTTGGTTCATAGGTGGTCACTATGGTGGCGCAACAGGAACTATCATAGGGAAATCGGGAAGACCGCTTAGCGTTGAGGAACAAAATCAGCTTAATAACGATATTCAGGATCTCGATATCTCGTTATTTGATTACACGGTCACAACCAATGCCTCTGGCGCAACTATCGCTTTGGATTCCAAATGGCTTGGTATGCGCTCGGGAGTTTCATTTGGGTATAGATTTTAA